In Acidobacteriota bacterium, one genomic interval encodes:
- a CDS encoding 30S ribosomal protein S12 yields MPTINQLVRKGRSQVKYKTSSPALQGCPQKRGVCTRVYTQTPKKPNSALRKVARVRLTNGIEVTTYIPGISHNLQEHSIVLIRGGRVKDLPGVRYHVVRGTLDSDGVKNRMQGRSKYGAKRPKEGAKGAAGKGAPVKGGPAKKK; encoded by the coding sequence GTGCCTACCATTAATCAACTGGTTCGAAAAGGTCGTTCACAAGTTAAATACAAAACCAGCAGCCCTGCGCTGCAAGGCTGCCCGCAAAAGCGCGGTGTGTGCACCCGCGTGTACACGCAAACGCCAAAGAAACCAAACTCAGCTTTGCGGAAAGTTGCCCGTGTCCGTCTGACCAATGGAATCGAAGTCACGACCTACATTCCCGGGATTAGCCACAACCTGCAGGAACACTCAATCGTGTTGATTCGCGGCGGTCGTGTGAAGGACCTCCCCGGTGTGCGCTATCACGTGGTGCGTGGAACGTTGGACTCCGACGGCGTCAAGAACCGGATGCAGGGCCGTTCAAAATACGGGGCCAAGCGTCCGAAGGAAGGCGCCAAGGGTGCCGCCGGCAAAGGCGCACCAGTCAAGGGCGGACCAGCCAAGAAGAAGTAG
- the rpsG gene encoding 30S ribosomal protein S7, with translation MPRRRVAERREVLPDPVYNSEMVTKFINGLMWQGKKSVAEKIFYSALEDVRQKTGDDPLKVFKKALDNVRPRVEVRSRRVGGATYQVPVEVDQRRRGTALAIRWLVNYSRSRGEKTMMGRLSGELLEASNGRGNAVKKREETHRMAEANKAFAHYRW, from the coding sequence ATGCCAAGACGAAGAGTAGCTGAGCGACGTGAGGTTCTACCTGATCCAGTGTACAACAGCGAGATGGTAACCAAGTTTATCAACGGCCTGATGTGGCAAGGAAAAAAGTCGGTTGCTGAGAAGATTTTCTACAGCGCGCTTGAGGACGTTCGCCAAAAGACTGGCGATGACCCGCTCAAGGTCTTCAAAAAGGCACTCGACAACGTCCGCCCACGGGTTGAAGTCCGATCACGCCGCGTTGGCGGTGCAACCTACCAGGTGCCGGTCGAAGTTGACCAGCGCCGACGTGGAACGGCTCTCGCGATCCGCTGGCTGGTGAATTATTCTCGCTCCCGCGGCGAAAAGACGATGATGGGTCGCCTCTCGGGCGAACTGCTCGAAGCTTCAAATGGCCGTGGAAATGCCGTCAAGAAGCGTGAGGAAACCCACCGTATGGCCGAAGCCAACAAGGCATTTGCCCATTACCGGTGGTAA